The genomic DNA GTAGCTTTGATGGAGGGGGTAATTATACACTTGGGATTAAAGAACACACGATCTTTCCCGAGATTAATACTGAGGAAGTTGAACATTTGCATGGTTTGGATATTACATTTGTGACATCAGCCGAAACCGATGAAGAGGCCTATGCCTTGTTAGAAGAATTTGGCATGCCATTTCAAAAACGAAATTAAATTCAGAAGCATATAAACTATGGCTAAGAAAGCTTGGATTGCACGTAACGAAAAACGAAAGCGAACGGTTAAAAAATATGCCGAAAAGCGTAAAAAGCTTAAGGAAGAAGGCAAATGGGTGGAACTGCAAAAGTTACCCCGCGATGCCAGCCCTACACGGGTTAATAATCGCTGTAGTTTGACCGGACGATGCCGAGGCTATATACGTAAGTATGGAATTTCGCGAATTAAGTTTCGTGAACTGGCCTTGGACGGCAAAATTCCCGGCGTACGCAAAGCAAGTTGGTAACATTTTAACGAACAAATTTTATGTTTGATCCAATTTCAGATTTTTTAACACAAATTAGAAATGCTCAACAGGCTGGTCATCGCCGAGTTGATATTCCCGCATCTAAATTGAAGCGGGCTATGACAAAAATCCTGGTCGAAAAGGGATACGTCAACAAGTTTATCAATATTGATGATGACAAGCAGGGTATGCTTCGCTTGTTTTTGAAGTATGATGCTTATGGTCAACCTGTAATAAAGAACATGAAGCGTAGATCTAAGCCAGGCCTTCGAGAATACTGTGGATCGGATGATATTCCACGAGCTCTTAATGGCTTGGGTATTGTTATGCTCTCGACATCTCGGGGCGTAATGACGGATAAAGAGGCCCGCAAATTAAATGTGGGCGGCGAAGTATTGTGCACTGTTTATTAAAAATAAGATTATAGAATTATGTCTCGTATCGGAAATCAACCGATTGAATTAACAGATGATATAGAATTCAGTATTGATGCTGACAACGTTATCACCATCAAAGGTGATAAGGGAAGTGATACTCTTAAAATTCACTCTGGCATCAACATTGAAGAACAAGAAGGTGAGCTTTTGGTGAAACGTAGCTCAGACTCCAAGTTCGACCGTTCTTTACACGGACTCTTCCGTTCGTTAATCAGCAATATTGTTGTTGGGGTTTCGGAAGGTTACCAAAAAGAACTCGAGCTTAGAGGTGTCGGTTATCGCGCATCCTTAAGTAATGGTGTGTTGCAACTAACACTGGGGTTTTCGCATCCCATCTACTTTGTAGCACCCGATGATGTTGATATTGAGGTAGATACTGATGGTGATAACCCAAAAATTATTGTTTCAGGAATTAACAAAGAACTAGTTGGACAAGTTGCTGCTAAAATTCGCTCACTGCGTCCGCCCGAGCCTTACAAAGGAAAGGGTATCCGCTACGTTGATGAGTGGGTGCGCAGAAAAGCAGGAAAATCAGCAGCTTCAGCAACAGCTTAATAGAGTTTAGTAACGATGAATAAGACAACAGCAAAAAGAGAACGTCGAAATAGAATTCGCCGGCGTATTCGGTCAACAATTCGCGGTACAGCTGATCGACCACGCTTGTGCTTATATAAAAGTAACAAGCATGTGTATGCCCAGCTCGTGAATGATTTGATGGGACAGACATTAGTTGCTGTCTCAACAAAGACTGATGAAATTGCTTCTGATGTGGAAGACAAAACCAAGCAGGAAGCAGCTAAAATTGTCGGAGAATTTTTAGCAGACTTAGCAAACGACAAAGGAATTGAAACTGCCGTGTTTGACCGTAGTGGTTATAAATATCACGGTGTAGTTGAAGCACTGGCAGACGGTGCTCGCGAAGGTGGATTAGACTTTTAAACAGATTAATTATGCCAAAAGTTAGAAGACGACATAACATTGCGCCCAAAAATTTGAACCTCGAAGAGAAACTGGTTCATATTAACCGGGTCTCTACGGTAGTAAAAGGTGGACGTACGTTTAGTTTTAACGCTATTGTAGTAGTTGGTAATAAAGATGGTGTTGTTGGACACGGTCTGGGTAAAGCCAACGAGGTTTCTGATGCTATTCAAAAAGGATTTGATAATGCAAAGAAGAACCTCATTAAAGTACCTATGACCAAGACCGGCAGTATTCATCATACTATTACTGGTAAAGAAGGAGCGGGCGAAGTATTGCTTCGTCCTGCATCAGAAGGTACTGGAGTAATTGCCGGCGGGCCCGTAAAGGCACTGCTTGATATTGCAGGATTGCAGAACATTTTGACTAAATCCGTGGGATCATCAAACCCCCACAATATGGTCAAAGCCACCTATAACGGGTTGAAGAATCTGACAGATCCGCTGGAAGTAGCTGAACGAAGAGGTATTTCGTTAAATAAAGTATTTGAAGGCTAACTGACTTAAGGAATTAATAGGTAATATGATGGATTTAAGCAATTTAAATGCGCCCGAACCCAATAAAAAGAAGGCCAAGCGAATTGGTCGTGGACAAGGTTCAGGTAGAGGTGGACACACTGTAGGTAAAGGCCATAATGGCCAGCGTTCGCGCAGCGGTTTCAAAGAACGTTTCTGGTTTGAAGGTGGACAAATGCCATTGCAGCGAATTATTCCCAAATGGGGATTTAATAATAAATTCCGTACGGAATATGTCCCTGTTAACACCGGTACTATTGAGTACTTCATTGAGCATGGCAGGCTGGAAGAAGAAATCTCTCTTGATGATCTTCGTAATGCTGGACTGATCGGCAAAGGAGATCTCGTAAAGCTTTTAGGCGACGGAGAGATTGAAACAGCTATAGAAATTGAAGTTCATGATTCCAGCGAATCAGCCGAGAAAAAGGTTGAAGATGCCGGTGGAACCATCACATTCATTAAGAATAATTAACTAGCTAGCCACCTTCTCAATGAGTTTAGTTGAAAACTTTCGAAACATATTTAAAATAGAAGAACTAAAGAATCGTATCTTCTATGTTATCGGTATCTTAATGGTTTACCGAATCGGAAGTTTTGTTACCCTTCCGGGCGTTGATGCTACGCAGTTAGCTCAGCAAACTGGTAATGCCTCGAGCCTGCTTGGCCTGTTCGATATGTTTGTAGGTGGTGCATTTTCGCGAGCTGGAGTGTTTGCCCTGGGTATTATGCCTTATATTACGGCAGCTATTATCATCCAGCTGATGGGAGCTGTAGTCCCTTATTTTCAAAAATTGCAGCGCGAAGGTGAAGAAGGACGTCGAAAAATAAATAGACTGACCCGCTACGGAACGATTGGTATTACACTGGTACAGTCTATTGGTTTTGCAATTAATTTGATGGCCACATCTCCCAATGCTATTGTGGTTAGCAATTATACGTTTGTAATAACGTCCATGATTGTACTAACGGCAGGAACCGCATTTGTTATGTGGTTGGGAGAGCGGATCTCTGATCGAGGTATTGGTAACGGGATATCGATTATTATTATGATTGGAATTATTGCCCGATTGCCTTCGAGTCTTATTAACGAAATCACGACAAAGAGTAATCTTATTATTGTGATTGCTGAAATTGCAGCACTGGTACTTGTTATTGCTGCCTCGGTTTTGCTTACACAGGGTGTTCGCAAAATTCCGGTGCAGTATGCAAAACGTGTTGTCGGTCGCAAGGTGTACGGTGGAACAACGCAGTATTTGCCTCTTAAGGTAAATGCCGCGGGAGTGATGCCGATTATTTTTGCACAGTCAATCATGTTTATCCCAAGCACAATCGGGACGTTCTTTCCCGATAATACCACAGTGCAGATGTTGACTTCCTGGTCGAGTGATTTTACAGGAGTCACATATTCCATTATTTTTGGAATCATTGTAGTGTTCTTTACATACTTTTATACGGCGATTACCGTCAATCCGCGTGAAATGGCGGACACGATGAAGCGTCAGGGCGGATTTATCCCCGGTGTTAGGCCTGGTAATCAAACGGTTGAGTTTATTGATAATATTCTGACAAAAGTTACATTGCCCGGATCAATCTTTTTGGCAATTATTGCTATCATGCCGGCTATTGCTGCCCGCATGGGAGTGACACCTGGGTTTGCACTCTTCTACGGTGGAACCAGTCTCCTGATTATTGTGGGGGTTGCGCTGGATACGCTCCAGCAGATCGAAAGTCATTTGATGATGCGTCATTATGATGGTTTCATGAAGACCGGGAAGATGAAAGGTCGTCGCAGATCGTAATGATTTACCTTAAAAGTGAGTCTGAAATTGAAAAAATGCGTGAGAGTGCACAGATTGTCTCACAAACTCTGGCCGAAGTAGCGAAGCATATAGAGCCGGGAGTTACAACAGGTAAACTTGATCGAGTTGCTGAAGACTTTATTAAGGAAGAAAATGGCCGTCCCGCTTTTAAGGGCTATGGACCGAAAGGCAACGAATTTCCGGGCACGCTTTGTATTTCGGTCAATGAAGAAGTCGTTCATGGAATTCCCAGTAACAAACGGGAACTTAAAGAAGGTGATATTGTTTCCATTGACTGCGGGGTAGAAAAGAACGGTTATTTTGGAGATCATGCCTACACATTTGCGGTAGGTGAATGCGAGGATGAAAAAATCCGATTGCTTCGAACTACGCTGGAATCTTTATATGAAGGGATTGACCAGGCAGTGCATGGCAATAACATTGGAGATATTTCTAATGCCATTCAAACACACTGCGAAGATGAAGGTTTTGGCGTAGTCCGAGATTTAGTCGGACATGGACTCGGAAAGTCGCTCCATGAAGATCCGTCTGTTCCCAACTTTGGGAAGGCCGGTCGCGGAGATCGACTTCGATCCGGAATGACGTTGGCGATTGAGCCAATGATCACATTAGGATCTTTTAAAGTTAGTACACTTAATGACGGCTGGACAGTCGTTACGGCCGATAAATCGATATCAGCCCACTACGAACATGATGTAGTTATTCGTGAAGGAAAGGCTGAAGTTTTAAGTACTTTTGATTATATTAGAGAGATCACGAAAAGTCGAATAAACGCAAAGATTTAAGATGGCTAAGCAAGAGCCAATTAAACAAGATG from Fodinibius salinus includes the following:
- the rpsN gene encoding 30S ribosomal protein S14: MAKKAWIARNEKRKRTVKKYAEKRKKLKEEGKWVELQKLPRDASPTRVNNRCSLTGRCRGYIRKYGISRIKFRELALDGKIPGVRKASW
- the rpsH gene encoding 30S ribosomal protein S8, with product MFDPISDFLTQIRNAQQAGHRRVDIPASKLKRAMTKILVEKGYVNKFINIDDDKQGMLRLFLKYDAYGQPVIKNMKRRSKPGLREYCGSDDIPRALNGLGIVMLSTSRGVMTDKEARKLNVGGEVLCTVY
- the rplF gene encoding 50S ribosomal protein L6, which gives rise to MSRIGNQPIELTDDIEFSIDADNVITIKGDKGSDTLKIHSGINIEEQEGELLVKRSSDSKFDRSLHGLFRSLISNIVVGVSEGYQKELELRGVGYRASLSNGVLQLTLGFSHPIYFVAPDDVDIEVDTDGDNPKIIVSGINKELVGQVAAKIRSLRPPEPYKGKGIRYVDEWVRRKAGKSAASATA
- the rplR gene encoding 50S ribosomal protein L18, which codes for MNKTTAKRERRNRIRRRIRSTIRGTADRPRLCLYKSNKHVYAQLVNDLMGQTLVAVSTKTDEIASDVEDKTKQEAAKIVGEFLADLANDKGIETAVFDRSGYKYHGVVEALADGAREGGLDF
- the rpsE gene encoding 30S ribosomal protein S5, whose product is MPKVRRRHNIAPKNLNLEEKLVHINRVSTVVKGGRTFSFNAIVVVGNKDGVVGHGLGKANEVSDAIQKGFDNAKKNLIKVPMTKTGSIHHTITGKEGAGEVLLRPASEGTGVIAGGPVKALLDIAGLQNILTKSVGSSNPHNMVKATYNGLKNLTDPLEVAERRGISLNKVFEG
- the rplO gene encoding 50S ribosomal protein L15, which produces MMDLSNLNAPEPNKKKAKRIGRGQGSGRGGHTVGKGHNGQRSRSGFKERFWFEGGQMPLQRIIPKWGFNNKFRTEYVPVNTGTIEYFIEHGRLEEEISLDDLRNAGLIGKGDLVKLLGDGEIETAIEIEVHDSSESAEKKVEDAGGTITFIKNN
- the secY gene encoding preprotein translocase subunit SecY, which codes for MSLVENFRNIFKIEELKNRIFYVIGILMVYRIGSFVTLPGVDATQLAQQTGNASSLLGLFDMFVGGAFSRAGVFALGIMPYITAAIIIQLMGAVVPYFQKLQREGEEGRRKINRLTRYGTIGITLVQSIGFAINLMATSPNAIVVSNYTFVITSMIVLTAGTAFVMWLGERISDRGIGNGISIIIMIGIIARLPSSLINEITTKSNLIIVIAEIAALVLVIAASVLLTQGVRKIPVQYAKRVVGRKVYGGTTQYLPLKVNAAGVMPIIFAQSIMFIPSTIGTFFPDNTTVQMLTSWSSDFTGVTYSIIFGIIVVFFTYFYTAITVNPREMADTMKRQGGFIPGVRPGNQTVEFIDNILTKVTLPGSIFLAIIAIMPAIAARMGVTPGFALFYGGTSLLIIVGVALDTLQQIESHLMMRHYDGFMKTGKMKGRRRS
- the map gene encoding type I methionyl aminopeptidase: MIYLKSESEIEKMRESAQIVSQTLAEVAKHIEPGVTTGKLDRVAEDFIKEENGRPAFKGYGPKGNEFPGTLCISVNEEVVHGIPSNKRELKEGDIVSIDCGVEKNGYFGDHAYTFAVGECEDEKIRLLRTTLESLYEGIDQAVHGNNIGDISNAIQTHCEDEGFGVVRDLVGHGLGKSLHEDPSVPNFGKAGRGDRLRSGMTLAIEPMITLGSFKVSTLNDGWTVVTADKSISAHYEHDVVIREGKAEVLSTFDYIREITKSRINAKI